The Mixta hanseatica genome includes a region encoding these proteins:
- a CDS encoding endonuclease/exonuclease/phosphatase family protein, whose product MRKKTYAMRYVAGQPAERIFPPGAMLHVGQALPPGAPITPGETLRVLVWNIFKQQRADWMSVLQTFGKEAQLVLLQEAQTTPELVRFATSNYLAADQVPAFVLPQHPSGVMTLAAAHPVYCCPLREREPLLRLAKSALITAYPLPDGRMLMVVNIHAVNFSLGIDVYSKQLGPIGEQLAHHNGPVIMAGDFNAWSRQRMNALYRFAREMGLREVRFTEDHRRKAFGRPLDFVFYRELQVTEASVLVTRASDHNPLLVEFASSGSAKS is encoded by the coding sequence GTGCGGAAAAAAACCTATGCCATGAGGTATGTAGCTGGACAGCCAGCGGAAAGAATTTTCCCGCCTGGCGCTATGCTGCATGTTGGGCAAGCGCTTCCGCCGGGTGCGCCTATTACCCCTGGTGAAACGCTACGCGTGCTGGTCTGGAATATTTTTAAGCAGCAACGAGCGGATTGGATGTCGGTGCTACAAACCTTTGGCAAAGAAGCTCAGCTGGTGTTATTACAGGAAGCGCAAACCACGCCAGAGCTGGTCCGTTTTGCCACCTCTAATTACCTGGCGGCCGATCAGGTGCCGGCTTTTGTTCTGCCGCAGCATCCGTCTGGGGTGATGACGCTGGCGGCGGCGCACCCGGTTTACTGTTGTCCGCTGCGCGAGCGTGAGCCGCTGCTGCGTTTAGCGAAATCAGCGTTAATAACCGCTTATCCCTTACCGGATGGCAGGATGCTGATGGTGGTTAACATTCATGCGGTTAACTTCAGCCTCGGCATTGATGTTTACAGTAAACAGCTGGGACCAATCGGCGAGCAGCTGGCGCACCATAACGGGCCGGTGATTATGGCTGGCGATTTTAATGCATGGAGCCGACAGCGCATGAATGCCCTGTATCGCTTTGCGCGGGAGATGGGGCTACGGGAAGTACGTTTTACTGAAGATCATCGACGTAAGGCCTTTGGGCGGCCGCTGGACTTCGTTTTCTATCGCGAGCTGCAGGTAACGGAAGCCTCGGTACTGGTCACGCGCGCTTCCGATCATAACCCACTGCTGGTCGAATTCGCCTCTTCAGGCTCCGCAAAATCATAA
- the mltD gene encoding murein transglycosylase D: protein MKTRAIILLASVLLMGCQASRHDANVPEQHAQSLSSAGQNENDKFTDRMLSPRWQDDGTALTQDQDLWNYIRDGLKMEVPENPRIREQKQKYLRNKSYLHDVTLRAEPYMYWIVEQIKQRKMPMELVLLPIVESAFNPHATSAANAAGIWQIVPSTGRNYGLKQNQWYDGRRDIVASTRAVLDMMERLNGMFDGDWLLTIAAYNSGEGRVLKAIKQNKARGKPTDFWHLSLPRETTLYVPKMLALQDILKNNKRYGVRLPAPNESRALARVEVGQQIKLTQAAEMAGLSVAKLKNYNTGYKRGATAPNGPHYIMVPKANVAKLRNSLASGDIAAVQPTRLAANVTGANSYKVRNGDTLSGIASRMGVSVKALQRANNLRGNTIKPGQTLTFSGGVTGSELADNGNSITYKVRKGDSLASIARRHGVEIKDVKRWNSVLSDSSSIQPGDKITLFVKNSATPDS, encoded by the coding sequence GTCTGTCTTCAGCTGGTCAAAATGAGAATGACAAATTTACAGATCGCATGTTATCCCCGCGTTGGCAGGATGATGGAACGGCCCTGACCCAGGACCAGGATTTGTGGAATTACATTCGCGACGGGCTGAAGATGGAGGTTCCGGAAAATCCCCGGATCCGAGAGCAGAAACAAAAGTACTTAAGAAACAAGAGCTATCTCCACGATGTAACTTTACGGGCAGAGCCGTATATGTACTGGATAGTCGAGCAGATTAAGCAACGTAAGATGCCGATGGAACTGGTACTACTACCCATAGTGGAGAGCGCTTTTAACCCCCACGCCACATCCGCTGCTAATGCCGCAGGCATCTGGCAGATTGTGCCGAGTACGGGACGGAATTACGGTTTAAAGCAAAATCAGTGGTATGACGGACGACGCGATATTGTCGCTTCGACCCGCGCAGTTTTAGATATGATGGAACGTCTGAACGGGATGTTCGACGGAGACTGGTTGTTGACCATCGCTGCCTATAACAGCGGCGAGGGGCGTGTGCTGAAAGCGATTAAACAAAATAAAGCGCGCGGCAAACCAACCGATTTCTGGCATCTGTCTCTGCCGCGTGAAACCACGCTGTACGTGCCTAAAATGCTGGCGTTGCAGGATATCCTGAAAAACAACAAGCGCTATGGGGTACGTTTACCGGCGCCGAATGAAAGCCGTGCGCTGGCGCGTGTTGAAGTAGGCCAGCAGATCAAGCTGACGCAGGCGGCAGAAATGGCCGGCTTGTCGGTGGCCAAGCTGAAGAACTACAACACCGGCTACAAACGCGGCGCGACTGCGCCTAACGGACCTCACTATATTATGGTCCCTAAAGCGAATGTTGCCAAATTGCGTAATTCGCTGGCTTCAGGTGATATCGCAGCCGTACAGCCAACGCGTTTAGCCGCGAACGTTACCGGCGCCAATAGCTATAAGGTGCGCAATGGCGATACGCTGTCGGGCATCGCCAGCCGGATGGGCGTTTCGGTAAAAGCGTTGCAGCGCGCCAATAATTTACGCGGCAACACGATTAAACCAGGACAGACGCTCACCTTTAGCGGTGGCGTGACAGGAAGTGAACTGGCCGATAACGGCAACAGCATCACCTACAAAGTTCGTAAGGGTGATTCTCTTGCCAGTATTGCACGTCGACATGGTGTAGAGATCAAAGACGTCAAGCGTTGGAACAGCGTGCTGAGCGACAGCAGTTCGATTCAGCCGGGTGATAAAATTACCCTGTTCGTGAAAAACAGCGCGACGCCAGACAGTTAA